The DNA region TGGATTGTTTTAAGGGAGATGATTCGTTTTGATATTCACACGATTCAGTATCCTGCCCAAAAATATGAAATGAGTCCACGGTACAGAGCTATTCATCGCTTACTTCGTTTATTTGAAAGTGGCAGTGAACGCTGTATCGGGTGTGGATTGTGCGAAAAAATTTGTATCTCGAATTGTATTCGCATGGACACACATATCGATGAGAAAAGCCGTAAAGTTGTGAGTGAATACAGCATTAACTTTGGGCGTTGTATCTTTTGTGGATATTGTGCTGAAGTGTGTCCTGAGCTTGCGATTGTACACGGGGTAGAGTATGAAAACGCAAGTGAACAGCGTGCTCATTTTGGCCTTAAAGAGGATATGTTAACGCCGCTTGATACTTTTAAAGCCAAACAACAAAAAGAATTTCCAGGATTTGGTGCATTAAGTGATAATGCCGATGACAATGTAAAACAAACACCATTAGCGTATTGAGGTAGCCATGTATGAAATTATAGCGTTTTATGTTTTTGCCACACTCACCATCGGTATGTTTGGCATTGTGGTGATGAGCTCTAACGCACTCTATGCCATGAGTGCCTTAGCCGGTGGAATGATTTTTATCTCGGGTTTCTTTTTTATTTTAGATGCCGAGTTTTTAGGAGTGGTTCAAATCGTCGTTTATTCGGGTGCGATTATGGCTCTGTATGCGTTTGGTATGATGTTTTTTGATACAACACGTGATGTTAGTGAAAAAATGCGTTCAAAAAAAATTGCCTATACGCTTTCTGTAATCAGTGCAATTTTAGTTGTAACGATTTTGTGTGCACCGTTAGCATCTGAAGAGATTGAAGCCATGTATCCATCCATTGACACTGTTGGCAATGTACAAATGATCGGTGTGGTTCTCTTTACCAAATATTTAGTACCCTTTGAGTTAGCGGCTATTATGCTTTTGGTAGCAATGATTGCGGGTATTGTTCTTGCAAGTAAGCGTATGGATGAATACTTAGCTATGGAAGAGAATGAAATCGAATATCCAAAGGAGACTAAATGATCACCTTAACACATTACCTTGTATTAGCAGGTATTTTATTTTCCATTGGACTTGTCGGTGTGATGCGACGGACCAACCTTTTAATGCTTTTTTTCTCAACGGAGATTTTATTGAATGCCATTAATGTTGGCTTTGTAGCAGTTTCAAAATACTATGGAGATCTTACCGGACAAATGTTCGCTTTTTTTATTATTGCGGTTGCCGCAAGTGAAGTAGCAGTTGGTCTTGGACTTCTGATCTTATGGTACAAGCGCAACGGCTCAGTTGATCTTAATAACCTTCAGACGATGAAAGGCTAAGTATGGAAAACTATCTTTACACCGCACTTTTTGCTCCGTTAGTAAGCTCATTGTTTGTGGCTCTGTTTGCGGCACGCCCAAAGATGCTCATGACGGGAATTATTGCTTCTTTACTTATTGCTACATCAATGGTTGCATCTTTTATTTTGTTGATTAATGTGAATACCTATGGCCCTTTACATGTAACGATGATGGACTGGATTGCAGCTGGTAATCTAGAGGTTCCTTTTGGCTTTGTTGTGGACGAAGTTTCCGTGATTATGATGGTGACGGTAACCTTGGTTTCGACCATTGTTCATGTTTATTCAATTGGCTATATGGATCATGACAAGAGTTTTAACCGTTTTTTCTCTTACCTGTCAGCTTTTGTTTTTTCAATGATGATTTTGGTTATGAGTGATAACTTCGTAGGTCTTTTTATCGGCTGGGAAGGTGTGGGTCTCTGTTCATGGTTACTCATTGGTTTTTGGTACGAAAGGCACTCAGCTTCTTGGGCAGCCAATGAAGCCTTTATTATGAACCGCATTGCCGATCTAGGAATGCTGATGGGTCTCTTCCTTATTTATTGGACCGTTGGATCATTTCAATACGATGATGTTTTTGCAAGTGTCAAAACGATGGATCCGGTACTTCTTGCAACGATTGGATTATTTTTATTCATCGGTGCAATGGGTAAATCAGCGCAGTTTCCACTCCATACATGGCTTGCCGATGCGATGGAAGGTCCAACGCCAGTTTCTGCTTTGATTCATGCGGCAACGATGGTAACAGCAGGTGTTTATTTGGTTATTCGCTGTGGTGAAATGTATACATTGATTCCAGATGTTGGCTTTGCCATCGCATCTTTAGGCGCTTTTGTAGCCGTTTTTGCCGCATCCATGGCACTTGTCAATAATGATCTTAAACGTATCATCGCCTACTCAACCCTTTCACAGCTAGGGTACATGTTTGTAGCAGCAGGATTGGGTGCTTATTGGATTGCACTGTTTCATTTAATGACACACGCTTTCTTTAAATCGCTGCTCTTTTTAGGTGCAGGTAACGTTATGCACGCGATGCACGATGAATTGAACATCAAAAAGATGGGTGGTTTGTATGGTTCCATGAAAGCAACGGCTATCTTAATGAGTGTAGCTTCTGTAGCATTGGCAGGAATTTACCCATTTGCAGGATTTTTTTCCAAAGATAAAATTTTAGAAGTTGCCTTCAATGAAGGTGCATATTTTTTATGGTTTGCACTCTTTATAGGAGCGGGATTGACCGCCTTTTACAGTTTTCGTTTAGTAATGCTCGTTTTCTTCGGAGAGAAAGAGTATGTGAAATACGGTTTACATCCACATGATGCACAACCCTTTGTTATTTATGCGATGCTTCCATTAGGACTTTTAGCGGTTGTTGCAGGCTTTTTAGAGCATACCTTTGAAGGTTTTGTAACTCGCCTTTTAGCACAGTATGAAATTCACATTGCACACGGGACGGAAGCACTGCTAATTGCTGGAACATTAGGCATTGCCCTTAGCGGTATTGCCTTTGCTGTTTTTATGTACAAACGTGGAGGTTTTCCAAAGTCATGGGAAGGGAGTATAGGTTATAAGTTACTCAGTAATCAATACTACATACCTAAACTATATGAACTTTACATTATGCGTCCTTTTACTTCTATTGCACGATTTGCATGGTTGAAAATAGATACAAAGATTGTGGATTTTACAGTGGATTTAATTGCTAAAATAGTGTATTCAACAGGGCAAAATGCCAGGAAAATGCAAAGCGGAAATCTTTCTGATATGCTCAGATGGATGGTTGTAGGTATGGTTGTTTTACTTGCTCTTGCACTTTTTTATAGACCAATGGTGTAGGGAGTAGGGCATGGAACATATTTTATCGCTTCTTGTATTTTTTCCAGCGATGGCAGGACTCTTAGGCTTTTTGGTCACAAAAGAGAGTATTAGGGCGTATGGCATCAGTGTTAGCGCCATTGAATTTTTTCTTTCCATCGTTTTATGGATTGGCTTTGATAGTTCAAACGCAGGCTATCAGTTTGTGGAGTATTATCCTTTTGTACCAAGTTTTGGTATGAGTTATTATCTCGGAGTGGATGGTATTTCGCTTTTCTTGATTATTTTATCAACGTTTATTACGATGATTGCATTTATAGCGCTGAGTATTAAAAATGAGATTAAGAATTTAATTATCTCCGTTCTTTTCTTAGAGATGACGATGGTGGGTGTTTTCGTGATCTTAGATGTTATTTGGTTTTATGCCTTTTGGGAGCTCTCTTTGGTACCAATGCTTTATATTATTGGTGCATGGGGAAGTGTGAACCGCGTGTATGCCGCTATCAAGTTTTTTCTTTATACGTTTGCAGGTTCTGTTTTAATGCTGGTAGGCATATTGTATATGGGCTTTTTATACCATGAGGCGACAGGCATTTGGAGTTTTGCACTTCCTGATTGGTATTTATTGCAAGTCCCCTTTGAAACACAATTATGGCTCTTTGGAGCATTTTTCTTAGCCTTTGCGATTAAAGTACCTATGTTCCCCTTTCATACATGGTTACCCTATGCACATGGACAAGCCCCAACCATTGGTTCGATCATCTTAGCCGCGGTACTTTTAAAAATGGGAAGTTATGGTTTTGTGCGTTTTTCACTTCCGCTTTTTCCAGATGCTTCAGCCTATTTCTTAATACCAGTTGCAACTATTTGTATCATTATGGTCATTTATGCTGCGATGATTGCATATGCACAAGAAGATATGAAACAAGTTATTGCATATAGTTCCATCTCTCATATGGGAATTGTTATATTAGGAACATTTGCAATGAATGCGGAAGGTATCACTGGCTCAATTTTTTTAATGCTCAGTCATGGTATTGTGAGTGGTGCACTGTTTATGTTAGTGGGTGTTATTTACGATCGTCGCCATACAAAAATGATGCGTGATTTTGGTGGACTTGCTTCAGTGATGCCAAATTTTGCAACGATTTACGGCATTATGTTGATGGCTTCAGTAGGACTTCCTTTGACGATTGGCTTTGTTGGAGAATTTTTATCATTGGCAGGATTTTACCGCATCAATTGGCTGATGACACTTTTTGCAGGAACGGGAATTATCTTAGGGGCTGTCTATATGATGGTTCTTTATAGAAAATCATTTTTTGGTCCAGTTGTTCATGAAGAAAATAAAACACTGAATGATTTAAATAGTAAAGAACTTACTGCATTGATTCCTTTAGTAGCGCTTGTGGCAATTTTAGGTGTTTATCCAAAACCAGTCTTAAGTGTCATCGATATGAGTGTTCAAAAAATGCTTGTTTTAATGGAACAAAAGGCGGTAGAGCAAACGACAAAAGATCTTATCATTAAAGCCAATACTATAGGAGGAACACACTAATGTTAGAGCCTATTTCGATTGATATGGCAAGCCTCAATCTTCCGGCACTTCTTCCTATGGCAATTTTAACGATAGGAGCTCTTGCCGTTATTTGTATTGATTTGGCAGTCAAAGGGTTAAACCGTAGTTTTTTAACAATGTTTACAATTCTTTTCATCATATTAGATTGTGGTGCCGTTCTTGGTTATAATGGACCAGCGCGTGGCTTTTTTGATGTAATGCTTGTCGATGGTATCTCCATTATTGCACAAGTGATTATTCTTGTTGCATCAGCTTTTTTCTTACCTCTTTCGCTTAGCCATCGACATTTTAAAGAATTTAGAATGGCAGAGTTTTATGCTCTCTTCATGTTTATGATTGTAGGTTTCCAATTTATGGTGGTAAGTGATAACCTTATATTGATTTTTATCGGTCTTGAAACTTCAAGCCTTGCTCTTTACACTTTGATAGCAATGCACAATCGTGCAAAAGCATTTGAGGCAGCTATTAAATATTTCACCATGGGAGCATTAGCCGCAAGTTTTTACGGTATTTCAGCGCTTATCTTTTATGCCTTAACTGGCAGTGTTGAGATTAATCAAATTGAAAAAATTTTAATGCAAAGAGAGTTTGAACCACTTATTGGTGTCCTTGCAGCAACCGTGTTTATGTTAGGGGCTCTTGGATTTAAACTTTCCCTTGTGCCGTCTCATACATGGACACCCGATGTTTATGAAGGGAGTTCAGCTCCACTCGCAGGATATATGTCTGTTGTACCAAAAATTGCAGGTTTTGTTGTTGCTATACGTTTGTTTGAAATGCTGGTAAGCTCAGGCGTTGTTTGGTTAGAGAACATTTTATATATCACAGTTGTTTTAACAATGACACTTGCAAACTTGACAGCACTGGTACAAGATGATGTCAAAAGAATGCTAGCATTTAGCTCTATTTCACATGCTGGATTTATGATGGCAGCGATTTTAATTGGTACGACTCAAGCCAATACAGCGCTATTCTTGTACTGGATTTTGTTTATGTTTACCAACTTGGGTGCATTTACAATGCTTTGGATTGTCAGACACCCAAAAAACCTTTGGGATGAGCGTTATCAACATCCGTATGCGAAGTTCTCAGGTTTGGTTAAAATCATGCCTACAACAGCAACGATAATGGGTATTTTTATGTTTGCCCTTGCGGGTATGCCTCCATTTTCTGTCTTTTGGGGTAAGCTTTATCTTATTAGTGCAGCCATTAACAGTGAGTATATTTCATTAGCCATTATTATTGTCCTTAATAGTGCTATTGCCATTTATTATTATATGAAGTTAGTCATCTATATGTTTTTAAAAGATCCAGATCCTGTTAGAGCTGATGCCGCACTTTATGCAACGAATGCCTCAACACCTCTTAAAGTTATTGTAGGTGTTGCCGCTATTATCACAATGTTTGCTATTGTATTTGTAGAACCTTTATTAATAATTATTACCAAATACGTTACTGCCAGCGGTTTTTAAATAAGGGGTGAAAATCCCCTTATTTTGCTATAATATAGGCATGAAATACATACTCATCTTCCTTTTAGCATCAGTACAACTTCTCGCACTGGATATTGTTTTAAACAGTGGTAAAGAGAACAAATCAAATTATGCTATTTTACATGTAATCGATGCAAAGCCCTTTCTCTGCCAAACTATACCGGATGCTCTTGATAAAAAACACTATATTTGTAAAATCAGCCGACCTATTAATAAACCCATAGAATCAAAAAAAATGAAGCTTGCGGAACTTGATTTTTACGAGAAAGATGGTGACTTTTATATTACGATAGATCCTAAAGTTGATTCAAAATTAGTGCCTGTGGAAGAGAGCTTATACGATACCAGTGAAATTTTAAGTAAACCTACAGAAACATTATATTCCCACTGGACAATTTTATTGCAAGAAAAACCTTTATATCAAGAAAAAGAGGTTTTAGATGGACTGGATTTCCCTGTAGAATTTCCTAAATATCAAAAACCTTATATAGGGGCACTTGATCTTAATGGTGCACCTATTTCTTATGCGCAAAGTAAAGATATTCAACTTTATTTAGATATTAAGCAATCGTATGAGAGCGGTGATTATGACAGTGTTGTTAAAGATGTGAAACGTGTTTTAACACTATTTCCTAACTCCATTTTTCGCAGTGAATTAGAACTTTATCAGATGCGCTCTATGGACAAGGTCTTAAGTGCAAAGGGCGAAGATAAAACTGATACTTTATCCTTTAATGAAAATGACATTATTAATGTCGCGAAAAGGTGGAGTAAAGAGTTTGCTAGCGATGAAAATATTCCTGAAGTTTTAATGTTGATGACAAAAGCCTATTTGAAAACGAATTCGAAATCAGATGCAAATTATGCGCTTGATATTTTAGTAGGAGAACATTCCGATAGTCCTTTCACCAAACGTGCAATTTTACTGTATGCTGATAATCTTTTCCTTAAAAAAGAGAAAGATAAAGCGATGAAACTTTACTTAGATGTTCTCTTCAGCGCACAAGATTTAGACATTGCTTCAGAAGCAGCGATTCGTTTGAGTGACCACCAAATGGATGCGGGCAAAATGAAAGAAGCCAAAGAGTATTTGCTTAAAGTGCTCAATGTGAATGCCCAATATTTACTCAAAGATAAAGAGGCAAGTTATAAATTAGCACGAAGGCTTTTTGAACATCACCTTTATGATTTAGCGGCTAAGATTACAGATTTGTTGTTAGAAAATACCCCTAAAAAAGCTGATAATCGAGAGTTGCTTCTTAAAGAGAGTGGGGATTGGCATGCCAAAGCCAATGAAGTAGAAGTGGCTCATGCACGCTATCAAGAGTATTTGGCAGATTATAAGAATAGTGGTGAGTATGTTCAAGAGGTAACAGAGAGTTTGGATGAACTCTTTTTTAAACTGAATGAAAATAATGAAACAAAACTGGCTAATTATTATGATAAATTAATTGAGACGTATAACAATGAAATTGGGCAAAAAGCATTGTTAGAAAAAGCAAAATTACTGCTCAAACAAAAACGTTATGAAGAGGTATTAAAGTTACAAAAAGATCTTGAGAAGCTACCCGATCGTTATGAAATTAAACCTGAAGAGTTGATTTATGAAGCGGCAAAATCTCTTGCGTTGCAAGAGCTCCTCAAAGATGAGTGTCAAAATACAGTTGGACTTATAGAAGAGTATAAACTTCAAATCAATGAACCGCAATATGAAGAGAAATTGTTTCAATGTTTTATGCGTGTTTCACGTTATGATCGAGCCAAAGAGATTTCAGATACACATCTTAAAGATGCACAACTAATCAGTCGTTACGCATGGTCACAAAAACAGGTTCAAGTGCTTTTTAAAATGGGAAAATATCAAGATGCTCTTGCCTTCAAAGAAGATCTGAAAACACTTTCCTTTACATTGCGAGAAAAAATTGGGTTGGAGACAATTCGTGACCTCTTCTTCTCGTTGACAAAACTTAAAAATCTAGAAGGTGCAGCTTCACTTGCTGAGAGTATTAAAATTCTCTATCCTGATGAATCAAGCAATTTGGATATTTATTATGAAATTGTCAAAATGGCCAATGATGCTAAAAATGATCTTCTTCTTGTGACATATGCACAAACGAGTATTGAAATGCAAAAGAAGTTTAAATCCAATGCTCTTAGCCCAGAATTGGAGTTTATGTACATAGATGCACTCAAACGATTGGGACGCGACCAAGAAGCACTCACGCTTGCGGAAGGACTCTTGCCTCAGTCTTTAGCCCCTAAGGATAAAATACGACTCTTCTATCAAGCGGGAGAGTTAAGTTTAAAATTACAAGATTCGAACAAAGCCAAATCTTACTTTACACAATGTGTCTCTATTAACGATAACAGCTCATGGAAGAGCATTTGCCAACAAAATCTTGATCTCATACCGTAAGAGAAGGTATTAAAAAAGGATTGATTTTATCTCGCAGAATGCATCCATGGAGTATTTTCCCCCCATTCTTCCAAGTCCTGATTGTTTCATACCACCGAAGGGAGGGGTTTTTGCTTTGGATGTAGCGGTATTGATCAAAACTCTTCCCGTTCGTATATGATTAGCAAATGCAAGTGCTTTGGTCTCATCGTTAGAGAAAACATACGCGGAAAGTCCAAAAATAGTATTATTGGCTATCTGGAGAGCTTCTTGCTCATTTTCATAAGGCAGAACACATAAGACAGGACCAAATATCTCTTCTTGAACGATTTTCAATGTCTCGTCGGTGCAGATAAAAACAGTTGGTTTGACAAAATACCCTTTCTGAAATCCTTCCGCTCTTCCAAGACCACCACACAGAAGTTTTGCACCATCTTCAATACCACTCTTGATGTAAGATTGCACGGTATTAAACTGTGTTTGATTGATCATAGGACCAATTTGTGTTTCTTCCTGTTTTGGGTCTCCAATTTTGAGCTTATGGATATTTTGAAGAAGTAAATTTTCCACTTCTTGAAGTTTTGATTTTGGAACTAACAGCCTACTTCCTGCATGGCAAGCTTGACCGCTATTGCTATAGGCACTGCTTAAAACCTGGGGGATAACTTCTTGTAAATTAGCATCTTCTAGGAGAATGGTTGGAGATTTTCCGCCTAGTTCAAGGGTCATTCGTTTAATAGTTTTAGAGCAGTTTTCAAAGATTTTTTTTCCTGTTTTCGTACTGCCAATAAATGAAATGGCATTCACAAGTGGATGTTTCGTTAAAACTTCACCTACAATCTCACCAGTTCCTTGGATAACATTAACAACGCCATTTGGAATTTTAGCCTTATGTAAACACTCTAAAAACGCTTGTGTCTCTAGGGCATTAAATTCACTGGGTTTAATCACTAGTGTACAGCCAAGCGCAATGGCAGGAGCGATATTGCTACACAAGTGAGCGAGATTTGCATTCCAAGGAATAATAACACCAATAACCCCCACTCCTTCTTTGAGTGTCAAAGAGTAGGCATCTTTTTTGATAAAGTCATAATTTTTAAGTTCTTCTTTGATGACTAAAAAGAGATTGATCGCATTTTTAGTCCGTCTGCGTGTCGTTGTTATGGTTGCACCAAATTCTAAAACAGCTAGGTCAATCAATGTTTCTTCGTGCTTGATGAGTTCATCATGGATACGTTGTAAAATTTCCATTCGCTCATCAATCGATGTTTGTGAAAATGATTCAAATGTTTTGGATGCACATTCAATGGCTTGGTTCATTTCAGAGGGAGTACTTAAGTAAATTTGAGCAATTTCTTGCTCTGTCGTAGGATTTTTGAGTGTTAAGCTCTCATTTGAATCAATGTTGACAAATTCACCATTAATATAGTTGTGATTGATTATTTCCATTTATTTTACCTGTATAATTATGATTTAAAATACGTTTCAATAGTGTTAAAAAGATGCTTGATATCACCTTGGATATGGGGTGGAAATTGAGAAGCATTAAAGGTGCGCTGGCGTTTGGCTAGATGCAATGTATTAAAGGTGATACGCTCTTCAAGCCCTGAAATTTTGAATCTACCATCAAAATAATCCAGTACCTCTTTAATCCCAATAGCTTTCATACATTGAGGTGCCCTTGTATAACGTTTTTCTAAGCTAAAGACTTCATCAATGAGTCCTGCTTTAATCATCAGCGCTGTTCGTAAGGCAATTTTTTGAGCTAAAATCTCTTTGGGTGTTTCTATCTCAAATAAGGTAATGTCTTTAATAATGGGCTCTTGTTTAGCATTTAAAAGATACCAGGAAGGTATTTCGTTTGTGGTTAAAAATATCTCCAGCCACTTTTCAATGCGGTAGCGATCATTGGAAGAAATTTTATTCGCATAAGCTTGGTCATGCTCGAGTATCAAAGCATACGAAGCTTCTAAATTCAACAGCTGTTGATCGATTTTTTCTTTTACATGTAACGATATTTGAGGTTTCGAACTGAGCCCATCCATCATAGCTTTGAGATAAAACCCTGTACCACCTACGATAATAAGGTTTTTTCCCTCTCGCAAAGAAGCTTCATGTGCCTCTTTGTAAAGATCAAAAAACATGGTTACATCAAAATGCTCACTAGGAGATAGGACATCCATGCCATAATGATGAACTCCTTGGCGTTCATCAAGGCTTGGTTTAGCAGAAGCAATATCAATTTCTTGGTAAATACTCAGAGAATCAAGCGATAAAATATGTGCGTTATATTTCAGAGCAAATTCTATGGAAAGAGCAGTTTTCCCTGAAGCTGTTGGTCCTAAAATAGCGATGGTTTTCAATGAGTTTCTCTTACATGTAGTCTTGGCACAACTGGTACTTTTACGCTTTTTAGCGATGCTGTGCGTGCAATTATAACACTTTTAAAGGGTTTTGTTGTAAAATCAAGCTATCTTAAATGTAAAGGTTAGTATTGCAACAACTCTGGCTCAAACTCAAAGATATTAGTGATTTAATCGTCTTTAAACACTCCGTTTTTGCACTCCCATTTATTTTTGTGGCGATGATCGTCTCTTCCAAGGCACAGAGTGGTACTCTATGGTTTGGATTTAAACTTTTAATTTTAGGGCTTTTAGCCGCTGTCAGTGCACGTAATTTTGCGATGGCTTTTAACCGTTATGCCGATCGTGATATTGATAAATACAACCCAAGAACGGCGAGTCGCCCAAGTGTTGATGGCAGAATCGGTAGCCTTAATATGCAACTTTTTATTGCACTCAATGCTGCAATTTTTATTGCGGTAGCGTACCTGATCAATAATCTGGCTTTCTATCTTAGTGTGCCTATTTTAATTATTTTGGGTGGTTATTCGCTCTTTAAACGCTTTTCGCCTTATGCGCATTTGGTGTTAGGTCTTTCGTTAGGGTTAGCCCCTATTGCAGGTGTGGTAGCAATTCAAGAATCTATCCCTTTATGGTCCATTTTGCTCTCTATTGGCGTAATGTATTGGGTAGCAGGGTTTGACCTTCTCTATTCGCTTCAAGATATGGAGTATGATACAGCCAATGGACTTTTCTCTATTCCTTCACGTTTTGGTAAAGAGGCGACCTTTTTTATCTCACGTCTTTTTCATGGACAAACGATTCTCTTTTGGTTCTTATTTGCACTCAGTGCCAATCTTGGTTTTTTTGCGTATCTCGGTGTTTTGATCGCTGCGATTGTACTCTTTTTTGAGCATCGTATTGTGCTGAAAGATTTTTCAAAAATTGATCGTGCGTTTTTTACGCTGAATGGTTATTTGGGCATCATCTTTTTTGCATTTGTCTTTTTAGATAGGATTTAAGATGGAAGACATTCGCTTTGTACCTGCATTTTTAAAAATAGTGTACGAGCCAGGTAACGTCGAAAATACAGCGTTTATGCAAGAGTATTACACTCTTTTACAGCTGAATGATGACCCTTTGGGTCTTTGGCTTAAATCCTCTAAAGTTCGTAAGGAATCGGAACAAAGTGATCAAGTTTTGCTCACACTTTTGGTTGAGTTGCATCGTAAAATTGATAAATTAACCCACTTAATTACCAGTGACACACCTTTGCATCTACCGCTTGCCTTAGAAGGCAATTTGAAGGCAATTGGACATGGATACATTGAATTTGATAGTAATGTATTAAAACCGGATGAAAGTTATTATGCAAGAATTGATATGCCGACGTTTCCGAAACGGCAAATGCCTCTTTTTTTTGAAGCGTTAAATGAAAGTATTGGGAAGATTGTAATGATGCATGAAGATGATGAAAAGGATTGGAGCACTTATATGGTGGCATGCGAGCGTGTGATGATACGCCAGATGAAAGGAAATCAAAATGAGTATTGAAACATTGGCTTTTATTGCATTAGCGGCTCTTGTCGTGATCATTTTTTTAATGGTGTATATTCGCGATGTTGAGGTCAATAAAAAGTTGCTCATTTATGAAAAAAGCATTGAAGAATTGAACTACCAAAATCATGTCCTCAATAAAACAT from Sulfurospirillum diekertiae includes:
- the nuoI gene encoding NADH-quinone oxidoreductase subunit NuoI; translation: MELKDFTQRNCAPGYIFFEGEEKPENGWQAFKKVVKRSLKGELFVGLWIVLREMIRFDIHTIQYPAQKYEMSPRYRAIHRLLRLFESGSERCIGCGLCEKICISNCIRMDTHIDEKSRKVVSEYSINFGRCIFCGYCAEVCPELAIVHGVEYENASEQRAHFGLKEDMLTPLDTFKAKQQKEFPGFGALSDNADDNVKQTPLAY
- a CDS encoding NADH-quinone oxidoreductase subunit J; protein product: MYEIIAFYVFATLTIGMFGIVVMSSNALYAMSALAGGMIFISGFFFILDAEFLGVVQIVVYSGAIMALYAFGMMFFDTTRDVSEKMRSKKIAYTLSVISAILVVTILCAPLASEEIEAMYPSIDTVGNVQMIGVVLFTKYLVPFELAAIMLLVAMIAGIVLASKRMDEYLAMEENEIEYPKETK
- the nuoK gene encoding NADH-quinone oxidoreductase subunit NuoK produces the protein MITLTHYLVLAGILFSIGLVGVMRRTNLLMLFFSTEILLNAINVGFVAVSKYYGDLTGQMFAFFIIAVAASEVAVGLGLLILWYKRNGSVDLNNLQTMKG
- the nuoL gene encoding NADH-quinone oxidoreductase subunit L, with translation MENYLYTALFAPLVSSLFVALFAARPKMLMTGIIASLLIATSMVASFILLINVNTYGPLHVTMMDWIAAGNLEVPFGFVVDEVSVIMMVTVTLVSTIVHVYSIGYMDHDKSFNRFFSYLSAFVFSMMILVMSDNFVGLFIGWEGVGLCSWLLIGFWYERHSASWAANEAFIMNRIADLGMLMGLFLIYWTVGSFQYDDVFASVKTMDPVLLATIGLFLFIGAMGKSAQFPLHTWLADAMEGPTPVSALIHAATMVTAGVYLVIRCGEMYTLIPDVGFAIASLGAFVAVFAASMALVNNDLKRIIAYSTLSQLGYMFVAAGLGAYWIALFHLMTHAFFKSLLFLGAGNVMHAMHDELNIKKMGGLYGSMKATAILMSVASVALAGIYPFAGFFSKDKILEVAFNEGAYFLWFALFIGAGLTAFYSFRLVMLVFFGEKEYVKYGLHPHDAQPFVIYAMLPLGLLAVVAGFLEHTFEGFVTRLLAQYEIHIAHGTEALLIAGTLGIALSGIAFAVFMYKRGGFPKSWEGSIGYKLLSNQYYIPKLYELYIMRPFTSIARFAWLKIDTKIVDFTVDLIAKIVYSTGQNARKMQSGNLSDMLRWMVVGMVVLLALALFYRPMV
- a CDS encoding NADH-quinone oxidoreductase subunit M, which produces MEHILSLLVFFPAMAGLLGFLVTKESIRAYGISVSAIEFFLSIVLWIGFDSSNAGYQFVEYYPFVPSFGMSYYLGVDGISLFLIILSTFITMIAFIALSIKNEIKNLIISVLFLEMTMVGVFVILDVIWFYAFWELSLVPMLYIIGAWGSVNRVYAAIKFFLYTFAGSVLMLVGILYMGFLYHEATGIWSFALPDWYLLQVPFETQLWLFGAFFLAFAIKVPMFPFHTWLPYAHGQAPTIGSIILAAVLLKMGSYGFVRFSLPLFPDASAYFLIPVATICIIMVIYAAMIAYAQEDMKQVIAYSSISHMGIVILGTFAMNAEGITGSIFLMLSHGIVSGALFMLVGVIYDRRHTKMMRDFGGLASVMPNFATIYGIMLMASVGLPLTIGFVGEFLSLAGFYRINWLMTLFAGTGIILGAVYMMVLYRKSFFGPVVHEENKTLNDLNSKELTALIPLVALVAILGVYPKPVLSVIDMSVQKMLVLMEQKAVEQTTKDLIIKANTIGGTH
- the nuoN gene encoding NADH-quinone oxidoreductase subunit NuoN — translated: MLEPISIDMASLNLPALLPMAILTIGALAVICIDLAVKGLNRSFLTMFTILFIILDCGAVLGYNGPARGFFDVMLVDGISIIAQVIILVASAFFLPLSLSHRHFKEFRMAEFYALFMFMIVGFQFMVVSDNLILIFIGLETSSLALYTLIAMHNRAKAFEAAIKYFTMGALAASFYGISALIFYALTGSVEINQIEKILMQREFEPLIGVLAATVFMLGALGFKLSLVPSHTWTPDVYEGSSAPLAGYMSVVPKIAGFVVAIRLFEMLVSSGVVWLENILYITVVLTMTLANLTALVQDDVKRMLAFSSISHAGFMMAAILIGTTQANTALFLYWILFMFTNLGAFTMLWIVRHPKNLWDERYQHPYAKFSGLVKIMPTTATIMGIFMFALAGMPPFSVFWGKLYLISAAINSEYISLAIIIVLNSAIAIYYYMKLVIYMFLKDPDPVRADAALYATNASTPLKVIVGVAAIITMFAIVFVEPLLIIITKYVTASGF
- a CDS encoding DUF7494 domain-containing protein, which produces MKYILIFLLASVQLLALDIVLNSGKENKSNYAILHVIDAKPFLCQTIPDALDKKHYICKISRPINKPIESKKMKLAELDFYEKDGDFYITIDPKVDSKLVPVEESLYDTSEILSKPTETLYSHWTILLQEKPLYQEKEVLDGLDFPVEFPKYQKPYIGALDLNGAPISYAQSKDIQLYLDIKQSYESGDYDSVVKDVKRVLTLFPNSIFRSELELYQMRSMDKVLSAKGEDKTDTLSFNENDIINVAKRWSKEFASDENIPEVLMLMTKAYLKTNSKSDANYALDILVGEHSDSPFTKRAILLYADNLFLKKEKDKAMKLYLDVLFSAQDLDIASEAAIRLSDHQMDAGKMKEAKEYLLKVLNVNAQYLLKDKEASYKLARRLFEHHLYDLAAKITDLLLENTPKKADNRELLLKESGDWHAKANEVEVAHARYQEYLADYKNSGEYVQEVTESLDELFFKLNENNETKLANYYDKLIETYNNEIGQKALLEKAKLLLKQKRYEEVLKLQKDLEKLPDRYEIKPEELIYEAAKSLALQELLKDECQNTVGLIEEYKLQINEPQYEEKLFQCFMRVSRYDRAKEISDTHLKDAQLISRYAWSQKQVQVLFKMGKYQDALAFKEDLKTLSFTLREKIGLETIRDLFFSLTKLKNLEGAASLAESIKILYPDESSNLDIYYEIVKMANDAKNDLLLVTYAQTSIEMQKKFKSNALSPELEFMYIDALKRLGRDQEALTLAEGLLPQSLAPKDKIRLFYQAGELSLKLQDSNKAKSYFTQCVSINDNSSWKSICQQNLDLIP